A single genomic interval of Lathyrus oleraceus cultivar Zhongwan6 chromosome 7, CAAS_Psat_ZW6_1.0, whole genome shotgun sequence harbors:
- the LOC127101264 gene encoding uncharacterized protein LOC127101264, which translates to MMELELELELELEVEVEVEEDRFYDTREDLSSVSDDEGFDYCLESCSGGGGGGGDDYVSRFNFSINSLESVRDRRFSFLRWISLEYDSNSIEGDDDLSCGVEVDRITSTSGAVLRTVEGVSSISSSLSNEGSRLLENRGDGNEDLTCMIKNLDDGTRYVVDELDQEGKLNTLRVLGSNQLISLEEFHKNIGPSSFVRRHLQKEAESTRLLSVAKKKMKSGWLSKLDSITCFYPSQGFDETCCKDFDSRIQRVRVNLHKKRVKELSCLYTEQEFKAHKGVILTMKFSLDGRYLASGGEDGIVRVWKVVEDVRTNEMNILDDDPSSIYFKMNQFTGIVAPLDVDKENLVKTEKMKRSSSSTCVIIPPKTFRILAKPMHEFQGHSNDILDLAWSKSGLLLSSSLDKTARLWQVGIDKCLRVFSHNNYVTCVNFNPVNDNFFISGSIDGKVRIWEVVRCRVVDYIDIREIVTAVCFRPDGKGTIVGTMAGNCRFYDILDSHMKMDAKMSLQGKKKTSGKRITGFQFSPSDPSKLLAASADSHVCILSGVDVIYKFKGLRSAGQMHASFTSDGKHIVSLSEGSNVCIWNHTGQDRNTSNAKKIMSSESFLSHNATIAIPWCGIESTPLSPSLEENLIQRSSLSSPDCFFMSRGFLSELVPRVSATWPEETLLDSGQTVVSPTICKSEYKFLRSACKGMSNSHLWGQVIVTAGSDGFIKVYQNYGLPVRV; encoded by the exons ATGATGGAATTGGAATTGGAATTGGAATTGGAATTGGAAGTGGAAGTGGAGGTGGAGGAGGATCGATTTTATGATACTCGTGAGGATTTGAGTTCTGTGTCTGATGACGAGGGTTTTGATTATTGTTTAGAATCTTGTTccggtggtggtggtggtggtggtgatGACTATGTTAGTAGGTTCAATTTTTCGATTAACAGTCTTGAAAGTGTTCGTGATAGACGGTTCAGTTTTTTGAGATGGATAAGTTTGGAGTATGATTCGAATTCGATTGAGGGAGATGATGATCTGTCTTGTGGAGTTGAAGTTGACCGGATCACTTCGACCAGTGGGGCTGTTTTGAGAACTGTAGAGGGTGTTTCTTCGATTTCGAGTTCGTTGTCGAATGAAGGTTCTAGGTTGTTAGAAAATCGGGGTGATGGTAATGAGGATTTAACGTGTATGATAAAGAATTTGGATGATGGAACACGGTATGTTGTAGATGAATTGGATCAAGAGGGTAAACTTAATACCCTGCGTGTTCTGGGTTCGAACCAGTTGATTAGTTTGGAAGAGTTTCATAAAAATATTGGGCCATCGTCATTTGTTCGTAGACATTTGCAGAAAGAGGCGGAAAGTACTAGATTGTTGAGTGTTGCTAAAAAGAAGATGAAGAGTGGTTGGTTGAGCAAACTGGATTCTATTACATGTTTTTATCCTAGCCAAGGATTTGATGAAACTTGCTGCAAAGATTTTGATTCTAGGATACAAAGAGTTCGGGTTAATTTGCATAAGAAACGAGTTAAGGAGCTTTCTTGTCTTTATACTGAACAGGAGTTCAAAGCACACAAAGGCGTTATTTTGACAATGAAGTTCAGTCTCGATGGAAGATATCTAGCTAGCGGTGGTGAAGATGGCATTGTGCGTGTGTGGAAGGTGGTTGAGGATGTAAGAACAAATGAAATGAACATTCTTGACGATGATCCATCCAGTATATATTTCAAAATGAATCAATTTACTGGTATTGTTGCTCCTCTTGACGTAGATAAAGAGAACTTAGTTAAAACAGAGAAGATGAAGAGATCTTCTTCTTCAACCTGTGTGATTATCCCACCTAAGACCTTTCGCATATTGGCAAAACCTATGCACGAATTCCAGGGGCATAGTAATGACATTTTAGACCTTGCATGGTCCAAATCAGGG CTTCTACTCTCATCCTCTCTTGATAAGACAGCGCGCCTATGGCAAGTAGGGATTGACAAATGTCTTCGAGTTTTCTCCCACAATAATTATG TGACATGTGTGAATTTCAATCCTGTCAATGATAATTTTTTCATTAGTGGTTCAATTGATGGAAAGGTGCGTATCTGGGAAGTTGTTCGCTGTCGGGTTGTTGATTATATTGATATCAGAGAGATTGTCACAGCTGTGTGCTTTCGCCCTGATGGAAAG GGCACGATTGTGGGTACCATGGCAGGAAATTGCCGTTTCTATGATATCCTAG ATAGTCATATGAAAATGGATGCTAAAATGTCGTTACAAGGCAAAAAGAAGACATCAGGGAAAAGGATTACCGGCTTTCAG TTTTCGCCCAGTGACCCAAGCAAGTTATTGGCTGCTTCGGCGGATTCACATGTATGCATACTCTCAGGAGTTGATGTCATTTACAAATTCAAGG GCCTAAGAAGTGCAGGTCAGATGCATGCTTCCTTCACTTCTGATGGGAAACATATCGTTTCGCTTAGTGAAGGTTCAAATGTTTGTATCTGGAATCACACCGGCCAAGATAGGAACACTTCCAACGCAAAGAAGATTATGTCTTCTGAGAGTTTTCTATCCCACAATGCAACAATTGCCATACCTTGGTGTGGAATTGAGTCAACGCCATTGTCCCCTTCacttgaagaaaacttgattcAGAGGTCATCATTGTCTTCTCCTGATTGTTTCTTCATGAGTCGCGGATTTCTTTCCGAGTTAGTCCCAAGGGTTTCTGCAACATGGCCAGAGGAAACACTTCTCGACTCAGGTCAAACCGTCGTTTCTCCTACAATATGTAAATCAGAGTATAAATTTTTGAGAAGTGCTTGCAAGGGAATGTCTAATTCTCACTTATGGGGCCAAGTTATTGTAACAGCAGGATCTGATGGATTCATAAAAGTGTACCAAAACTACGGCTTACCTGTTCGCGTTTGA